DNA from Kogia breviceps isolate mKogBre1 chromosome 3, mKogBre1 haplotype 1, whole genome shotgun sequence:
TACATAAAATGtgttatttctgggcttccctggtggcgcagtggttgagaatccgcccgccgatgcaggggtcacgggttcgtgccctggtccgggaagatcccacatgccgcggagcaactaagcccgtgacccatggccgctaggcctgcgcgtccggagcctgtgctccgcaacgggagaggccacagcagtgagaggcccgcataccacaaaaaaaaaaaaaaaaaaaaaaaaaaaaaaaatgtgttatttctAAGAGGCTGGCTATAGGCAAAGAGAGAAACCTTCCCATTGTGCCAAGGAGACTGGAGGGGTAAAGGGCAGGAGAGCACCTTATACCTGTGATGGATCTGTGACCCGCAGGGTTACGACATCCTCACTAGTATACTTGATAAACAGATGGTTTTCATCCAGAAGCTGCATTTTCCACATGCGCAGCTGCCGTAGTTGGTCAAAATACTGGAAGAAGCGCCTCTTGGCCATTGCACTACCATCCTGCTCTGCCCGGTGCCAAAGGTACACGAGCAGCCGGTGTTTCAGGGAGTTGATGAAGGGATCCCGGAAAGGATTGGCCATGCCTGTCTGACTGTCCCGCTGCACCTCAGGAAAAACAGCTGACACAGTGAGCAGGTCATCCTCATAGCAGAAGCGGCCAATGGTCCTCACATCAATGAAAGTGCCTTCAGGAGTCACCTGGAAGACATGGATGGTCTGCTGCTGCACTGACAAGATGGCCAGGATGTTCTTATACAAGTACAACCCTTGGTTGTGTGACAGGACCACTTTGTCACACTTGAAGGTACGTGTATCACATAAGCGACCAGTATGAAGGTCAATGATATGGAGGGAGTAGTCCTCCAGGGGGGACCGGGGGTTGGGGGTCACGGACTCACTGTTCCGATAGACCTCATAAAAAGGAGGGTGAGGCTCGTCTGGGAGATAGGCAGCTGAGCCCACGATGACACAGCGGCAGTCATCAGTGAAGAGGCTACACTCCCGGTTCAGGTGCTCGCCATTGGCCGCCACATTGGTAATGTGCAGCAGGACGAAAAAGCGTTCGAAGAGCCGGCCACGGATGTTGACTGACCGCTGGTCATTGCCATTGGACAGGATCTCCCCCTCATAGCCCTGCAGTAGGTCCTCGGCTGCCTGGCAGCCCTGGTACTCATAGATTTCGAGAGATGTCTGGTCTGAAGAGAAAGCAATGAAGTAGCGTCCATCAGGTGAGAATTTACGCAAGAAACAAGGCGGCTTTTCAACATTGACGACAGTGAAGTTGGGGAAGACATTCTGGTGGAACACTCGGACCTGGTGCCAGTGGGTGCCTGCCTTGCCTGAACTGATCCTCCGGCGTTCCAGGCGGTGAATGACATTTTGGTTTTGGATTCTTCGAGGTTTGATGGTGGAAACATGATGATCCATCATCACATCTCTACATGGAAAAGTAAAGAagaagtcaagaaaataaaacaaaatttaccaAAACATAAAGACACTTGACCTTTGAACAACGCAAGGGTTAGGCACACCAATCCCCTGCAGCTGAATATCCAAGTATAACTTATAGTCAACTCAGTATACATGGTTTCTTCCTATCCATGGTtcctccacatccacagattcaaccaaccgggGATGTCTAGTACTGCAGTattcactgatgaaaaaaatccatgtgtaagtggacctgcacaatTCAAAtctatgttgttcaagggccaactgtgtaTATACAAGTCAAAGAGATTTTCTTCCATATAACCTGGACTTAGGAGCTCCCAAGATGACAGTGATCAGCATTTCTCCTTCCCAAGTTAGAGTTAGAAAGTGGTCAGGACACTTTTGAGTCTAGAAACAGGTTTGAGAGAAGGACCTAATTCCCTAGGAATACCTTCAAAGCATGCTTAGCTGTCGGGAATGTTCAACAGAACAAACCTTAGAACTACATCAAATTTGTTCAGTGTAAACACCACATTCAATGTACattcattgaaaaaatatatttattgggcTGTTaagatgtccatactacccaaagtaatctacaaacTCAATGCAAAATCcaaaaatccctatcaaaatcccaaaatCATTTCtggcaaaaatagaaaaattcatccTAAAAATTACATGTAATCTCAAGGGATTGTGAAGaaccaaaacaattttgtaaaagaacaaagttagaagactgagactccctgatttcaaaagctgttacaaagccacagtaatcaagaaagtgtggtactggcataagacagaaaaatatacCCAATGAACAGAATTAAGACCTgagaaataaaccctcatataTATAAACCCGAGATTAGAAGTTCAGAGAACCCCAAACATGATAAACCCAAAGAATTCcatgcccagggacttccctggtggcgcagtggttaagaacccacctgacaatgagggggacacgggttcaatcccttgtccaggaagaccccacatgccacggagcaactaagcccgtgcacgacagctactgagcctgcgctctagagcccacgagctactaCTGAAGcacgggcacctagagcccgtactccacaacaagagaagccaccacaatgagaagcttgtgcaccgcaatgatgagtagcccccgctcgcc
Protein-coding regions in this window:
- the DET1 gene encoding DET1 homolog isoform X1; translation: MMDHHVSTIKPRRIQNQNVIHRLERRRISSGKAGTHWHQVRVFHQNVFPNFTVVNVEKPPCFLRKFSPDGRYFIAFSSDQTSLEIYEYQGCQAAEDLLQGYEGEILSNGNDQRSVNIRGRLFERFFVLLHITNVAANGEHLNRECSLFTDDCRCVIVGSAAYLPDEPHPPFYEVYRNSESVTPNPRSPLEDYSLHIIDLHTGRLCDTRTFKCDKVVLSHNQGLYLYKNILAILSVQQQTIHVFQVTPEGTFIDVRTIGRFCYEDDLLTVSAVFPEVQRDSQTGMANPFRDPFINSLKHRLLVYLWHRAEQDGSAMAKRRFFQYFDQLRQLRMWKMQLLDENHLFIKYTSEDVVTLRVTDPSQASFFVVYNMVTTEVIAVFENTSDELLELFENFCDLFRNATLHSEVQFPCSASSNNFARQIQRRFKDTIVNAKYGGHTEAVRRLLGQLPISAQSYSGSPYLDLSLFSYDDKWVSVMERPKTCGDHPIRFYARDSGLLKFEIQAGLLGRPINHTVRRLVAFTFHPFEPFAISVQRTNAEYVVNFHMRHCCT
- the DET1 gene encoding DET1 homolog isoform X3, with the translated sequence MMDHHVSTIKPRRIQNQNVIHRLERRRISSGKAGTHWHQVRVFHQNVFPNFTVVNVEKPPCFLRKFSPDGRYFIAFSSDQTSLEIYEYQGCQAAEDLLQGYEGEILSNGNDQRSVNIRGRLFERFFVLLHITNVAANGEHLNRECSLFTDDCRCVIVGSAAYLPDEPHPPFYEVYRNSESVTPNPRSPLEDYSLHIIDLHTGRLCDTRTFKCDKVVLSHNQGLYLYKNILAILSVQQQTIHVFQVTPEGTFIDVRTIGRFCYEDDLLTVSAVFPEVQRDSQTGMANPFRDPFINSLKHRLLVYLWHRAEQDGSAMAKRRFFQYFDQLRQLRMWKMQLLDENHLFIKYTSEDVVTLRVTDPSQASFFVVYNMVTTEVIAVFENTSDELLELFENFCDLFRNATLHSEVQFPCSASSNNFARQIQRRLARTIQWCAGAGSFWLVRANC
- the DET1 gene encoding DET1 homolog isoform X2, producing MMDHHVSTIKPRRIQNQNVIHRLERRRISSGKAGTHWHQVRVFHQNVFPNFTVVNVEKPPCFLRKFSPDGRYFIAFSSDQTSLEIYEYQGCQAAEDLLQGYEGEILSNGNDQRSVNIRGRLFERFFVLLHITNVAANGEHLNRECSLFTDDCRCVIVGSAAYLPDEPHPPFYEVYRNSESVTPNPRSPLEDYSLHIIDLHTGRLCDTRTFKCDKVVLSHNQGLYLYKNILAILSVQQQTIHVFQVTPEGTFIDVRTIGRFCYEDDLLTVSAVFPEVQRDSQTGMANPFRDPFINSLKHRLLVYLWHRAEQDGSAMAKRRFFQYFDQLRQLRMWKMQLLDENHLFIKYTSEDVVTLRVTDPSQASFFVVYNMVTTEVIAVFENTSDELLELFENFCDLFRNATLHSEVQFPCSASSNNFARQIQRRYDDKWVSVMERPKTCGDHPIRFYARDSGLLKFEIQAGLLGRPINHTVRRLVAFTFHPFEPFAISVQRTNAEYVVNFHMRHCCT